The DNA window tgttaatgtgaaaagctgttacaaataatttaaattcaaaagctgttcagttttgattttttcatttatgaattcaaaatctgatcagttttgattttttcattaatggagcagtttaattcagacattaagtgtgtggtcagtttcatttttcctctcctataaatagaggctaaactgaatgaatacaacacactacattctcatctcttctcttcaacctctctgcatttctctcccataagtcctgaagtgctgatattttccggcgactgaggtgctggtcgaagtggaggttttgttgttgctgttaacataaactccgagctgttttatcctggtggagatattgcgcacatcccaaacgcagcaggtaggggcaataatctcttcaagagcagccaggactttgagcaaggcctggtgactcagctgtaatcattttcttggcgttttgtatctgtaaacctttatttcagtcactgttgaaatctatggtttcgggtacatctttctttctctctacgttatttcagttactgattttgtttacctgcatgttttgttttgttaactgtggtcttggcctaaacttgttaaattctttatacacttgcctctatgttgctatacttgttagtgagtttcTCAACAAATACATGACATGAAAATTATCCTATAGTTGGATGCTGTTTTGTAAATTTCATTTTCTTTAAAATGCTAGTATGCTACGCTGTTGCTTGCAAACTTGACACTGCATGACACCATATGATTATGTGTGATCTTCATATGACCACTTGGTATAGGCAGCATCTTTATTTTGGTCACACATAAATTCCAGAAGCTTTACTAACTCCTAGTCTTTCATTGTGCAGTGTCGCCTTCCAGCTACAGTCCGTTGTCTCTCTCACCCAAGTGCTCATGTCCGTGCTCTTAGCATATCGGTTCTTCGTGCTATTTTGCAAGCTGGTCTAATACATTCTGGTAGTAAACAAGTGGAGATTAATAGCATCCATAACCCTGCCTATCAATACCTAAATGTAGATATCATCGACTGGCAAGCAGATATCGACAAGTGCCTAACATGGGAAGCTCACAGTCGACTTTCATCCGGCATGCAAATGCAATTTCTTGATACGGCTGCCAAAGAATTAGGATGCACAATATCCATTTAAACTTGAAACTAACTCAGGACGCAACCCTTGTAAGGTTTGCATTCCTGGCCCCTTGTCACCACTTTGATTCGTGAACATGAAGAAACTTTTAATTTCATGAAGGATGTCTGAATATAAACGCCACAAAATTGTATAATCCTTCTTGATGTTTATGTACAGTTGAACTCTGAACAAGACAACGATTAGCCTAATTCCATGTTATGTTGTATTTGCTCAAGTACTTCCCTTGAGTTAGTTGTAATATGGATTGTTTTGACACGAAAGAACTGCTGATTCTACGACTTGGGTCGGGGTTTTCTAGCTCAGCTGTTTGTaacaatatttttattttatccATTTATTCCTTTTTTTTCCGGAAAAGTTTATAGCTTCTATCAGGAGAGGTGGTAGTATATAGTAAGTTCTTGTAGGTTGGAATAATTTTTTGCGATGCGAGGATACCAGTAAAAGATGGCGCATTTGTAGTAATTTCAATTTCAAAATGCCAAAGGTTACCATGTCGGCATCTCCTATGTTCTAAAAATTAACGATTTTACCAATAAATTGGATATTTATCGTTTTAAGGTAGAGGTATAATTCAAACCAAGCCGGCTCGAACTCGACTCGAGCTCGACTTGATAAAATGTGATAAAATGGGCTTGACTCGACTGGAACTTGTTTTCGAGTTCGAGCTTGAACACATTTTCGGGCTCGAGAAAGAACTCGAGTCGAGTTTTTTTGAGCTCAACTCGAGCTTGACACGAAAAACTCGAAAGACGAGCTTAACACGAAAAACTCGAACTCGTCTTGGCACGAACTCGAACTCGATTACCGTTTtcctattttttttaaatatttatgggtttgatatatatttttcatctaattatttattaatattaattttacaaattaATTTGCTAGGTTTTTTATATTTACAAGTTTTATTATATTAGAATTATAAATCGTATTAACTCCCttagttaaatattttatgaaaaacttCAATATTAATTAGCTAGAGTAAAAAATATATGCTAtctaaatttaaaaataaattaaaaaaataatagcTTATTTATTGTTATCAAAATAAATCATATCAACTTTTGTAATTGAATTTTAGTTTCTTCACATGATAATACCTTCTCAAATGTTGTTTTGTCGATCATATCACATCGGCTTCTTTAGGCTAATTATATGTAAGATATAATGCTCATattgttatatttatatatggTGATGAATAATAAGAAGGAGAAACTTTCACATACTTAAATGAAAATATTCAActaacatttatattattatcaATAGTGAAATGTACGTATATTATTTCTCAATTATCACTTCAATTAATATTTTGACCAATGAATGCATTCAATCACTTAGTTAAACTcggtttttaatttttatatacaTATAGATTGACAATTGTACAATTATAGATTCCAATAATGAGATAGTAACATTGTCATGTGCAAATTGTAATATtacttttaaattataaaagtAATTTATAAGTCGTAGCCCCAATTGCACTTCGTGACAATTCATactaataaatataatttatataattgttaatgattctggGTCTATGGTGCCCATttagaaaaatcaaaaattaaataTATTCATGATAAAAATCACATTTTTTCATTGTTATTATTTATTATCGTATATTATTATCTATAGCacataataaaataaaatgaaccCGTAAAATATTTATCAATATTAGAATATTGTTTAATTGATCAGGAAAAGTTGAGTATTGAAAATATTAAGTATGTTATTCTAAAATTTTATTGTTCCATATTAAATGGATCAAAAAAAAGATATTTTTAGGTTAAACTTgaaattaatataataaaatcaaatattttcGTGAAATTGAAGTCAAAACTCGAAAATTAGGGAAACTCAACTCGAAAACTCAGTCAAGCTCGAAAACTCGATAACCTCAAACTAAAACTCGTTAAACTGGGATAAACTCGAAATCTCGATAAAAAAAATCGATAAACTCGAAAACTCGCGAATAGctcgaactcgactcgtttaatttACGGGTCGAGTCTGAACATAATTTTCATGCTcgattttttttatcgtagataacccgcAACCGCTATCTTctgggtgcgcactgggtaaaccctacgggctaACGCAATATCATGCAAATCAtgtgaaccaagataaaccgcatttaagcaACATGCTCTGGCTCATaaaggcataatcataaattcttttaccgtgagattcgaacctgtgacAAGAGGATAATTATTCCCTCTTTAACTAACTGAGCAAATCTATGCGAGCTCGATTTTTTTTGGGGCTCGACTTGATAAAAAAAGCTCAAACTGGGTTTTAGTAAGCACAAACTCGACTCGAATTACATCCCTATTTTAAGGTGCTCAACTGCTTCACTTTCATAATGCGATTAATTACTGCATTTATTtcttaaattaatatatttaatttaatcgattaagtatttttgtattttattaaataCATCTAGTTAGCGTTTTAATTAATCATTCTCAATAATTATCGATTAATCGCTGTAAGATGTATTTACCGAATAATTCAAGTTCCCGCAAGTAAGAACACTGCCATCTCTCATATATTAGTTATTTTTTGATGAACTTTGCGGCGGAAACACCAGACTCTTGATCTCCAAAATGGCCAAAATGGAAGGAATGAGTATGGTGAACTACCTACCGGCATAATTTATAGTAAAAACAAATGAGAAATGCTAGGGAGTCGTATATATCTACCAGGAACCAACATTCATATGTAAGATCCACAACCAATATCCACACATTGTAATCAGGTAGGAATCGGTCAAGATTGTTTGAGTTATCGATTTAGGATTAATTGAAAATCGGGAATTAATTGAAAGGTTTAATTGGAGTAAAAATCagatatattataatattaaattatatttaatatattattatcattatatcagttatttattgacaaatatatatttattatatcataatttttatacttattaatatataaattaagggctgagttctatggagtccacctttttatcggagtcctcggagtccatctacgttctgcaaataaaatatattgtaaaacgtgttattttgcaaaacatgttacacaaatagcataacttcaacaaaatcatgcaaatctcatatatttacggtacaatatgtatgttctgcaatatgttctgcaacatgaacatttatgttctgcaaactaaacatgttttgtagaatatatattttttaaatgttctgcttgtaaaatgtatgcaatctacaagatttttgatagaatagtgatgtttgtcgaaaaataatatgttttgcaatattttaagctatattttacttgcagaacatatatggactccgaggactccaattaaaggtggactccatagaactaatatagtattttaattttaataaataaatatatatactcCAATAAAGAAAAATTCGTAAGAATTATTCGGATTTCAAATATCAAATCGGTCGGATAATTTGTAAGATAATTTGTTGGGAATTAATCGATTAAATCGGGAATTTATTggggatttttagaacactggtTCAAATCTCTTGAAAGGACGAGGGGGAGACACAAGACTAGGGCAGATTGTAATTATTTTATGAACTACTTTAATACGAAAAATTATGAATACAgattaagaaaaaaaatattagTATTATACATATACTCTACTGACTACTGCATATTCTAAAATATATATGACTGTCAGTTTGAACATGATGGGCATACTCCATTACGAAAAATAAATGCTCCTGAAACGAGTTTCCGCTAGAACACCCTTGAGGCGCTATTACAATTGGCCATGACCATCTGATTCTAGCCGTTCATATACTTCATATATTAAACTATCCAgtaaaagaatgttaaaagatacaCAGAAATGATAAAATGTACAAACACAACCCACTTGCACCATGGACCATTGATGGAGAGAGATTTTATCTGAGTCTTCCTTCTTGTTCATCCTCCATGTTCTTCTCATTTAATTATTAGAACCCGATAACTAGTCCAAGGTCTTCAAAGGAAATAAAGAACATTCATTTCAAAAATGcacaaaaataaattattataaattataacAGGGACAATAAATAGGAGAACCCTCAGGAATTTGAACTCTACATAGTTGTATCCCATCTCCAGAGATGATCTCCAAACTAGAATATATGAATTACAAAATAGGGACAGCTATGGCAGTATTTGACTTTGTGTCTGTATCTAGGATCAGATTGCTAAAACTTTCCTGGTATTTAACGTAGCTGCTACCCTCTGTATGCTCCAGTCAAAATTCCACAATGATCACACCTTGTCGTCGAGTTCAGATGGTTCCAAAGATGGAACAAGCTTTTGTTGGCTGCTCCTAGACATCGAATGGCTGTGACGTTCCTTGCCACCTGGTTTGGATGATGCATTACCGTACCAGATCATTCCAACTATAGCTATAAGCATGCCAATGACCACCTGTATGTTGAGACCCTCTTTTCCAAAGAACAAGAATCCCAAGACCAAAACAAGAATTGTTTTCATATGGCCAAGCACTTGAAATGAAACTGCTGTAAATCGTCCAATGCAGATAAATTGGCTCAGGTTGGTCCCTATTGCAATCAAGCATGAAAGTGATAAAAACGTCTGCGGAAAAAGAATATGAGAGAGACTTTAGAATCACATTGTAAATATTAGTGGAAGTGTTGAACAAAGTAGAGGTAAGAATGCCATGAATGAAGTAAAAAAAAAGGTTCAAGTAGAGACATGGACATTTGTTAGCCTTTAACATTCTCTGGGGTATATTTAAGAAATTCCTCAGGATTATCTAGTATGAGACCACTCTTAATTCTCGTGTCTTCTATACAAGTTTGACACTATGCAGAATTAGCATCCTGCTAATATACTCAAATGGTTTAACTCTTTGATCGGTATTATCTAGATGTTGAATTCCACATTTTATGCCCATACTCTTCTTTATCTCAGATTTCTGTAGTAAAAAGGTGGGTTTGCATTTGCTAGTTGATACCAATTTCTAATATGGCATAAGCAGCAGCAATGCAGCATACTCCGCATGAAGCTGCATGGGCACAAACACTTGCAAAGGtttaaaaaagaaaagaaaactttGAAGATCAAGTTGAGTGCAAGCCACTTCATGCAGAAACCAAAATAATAACGTTGGTGCAAAGAAAATGGCAAACATAAGTATGATGAATATTATAAACATTGGAAATGAAGTACTTACTGCAGATGCCATGTTGAAGTTAAAGGCATACACTTTCTGCTGGGTCAATAAATAATCCAAATAGGGGCCTATCAACAACAGAGAGGCAGCTTGAACAGGTGCAGTGTGCCCCAACAAATTAAAAGAACTAAGCGAGTATTTCCGCTGAAGGTAATGAACATACTGCACAAGATAATGAAGCAGATTAGTGACACTTGCTTATGCCAAGAACTTGCAGGCAATTCAGAATATCAGAGGACATTTAACTCAGAAGTGTTTACAAAATAGGAAAGCCTTCTTGGTCTAGCGGTATCTCTCATACTTCCTTTGTGTGAAGTGGAGGTTCAAATCTTGTTAAAGACAAGGAGGGTGTGTAAGtgtgattaattgattaattttgaaaaaaaaatgacATTTTCATTCAACAACCAAGATTTCATATAGAAAGAGTTAAATGCAGTTTACATCCCTAACTTCTCAACAAATGAGTTTTGATATACACGCTTTCAGAATATCTTATTGCATCCCCTAGGTTTGAAAATCCAGGACATACTGCAACCTATCACATTTTTTCTGTTAAGGTGCATCGTTAATGTTAAATAGTAATATATGGTAGTTTAGTAAAAAAAGAAAAAGTCAAATATGGGAAAACgaattttcaaactaaaaaatgtCATGAGTTAACATTAAACCATTAACGGAAAAGTGTGATGGATTGCTATATGACTTGCTCTTTCAAACTCAGAGGATGCAAAATTATTTTTCGAAAATACATTTATCAAAACTCATATGTTGATAAGTTAGAAGATACAAACTGAATTTAACTCTAACAAAAATGTATTCAAGGCAGTAAAACTCTAATTTTGCTGAAATAGATATTACTATATGAATAGAAGGGTGTAGGACTTCATAATTGTATAATACTGATTGTTTGAGAGCAAAACGAGAATCTTGTTCAATCTACATAGTACTATTTAAAGCAGATGGGTCCTTGCTTGGCAATGTGTACTCAGTTCCCTTTGGGTTACGCGATGAGCATGAAGTGAACTACAGATATTCCTGTCACTTGTAAGATATTGCAGGTTGTCTCGAGTACAGGTCAAACTACTAAACAATAATGTTGTATTATTATCCACTAAGATTACCACGTAGATTCTAGTGAATTGAAAAACTTACATACTGCTGCATAGAAGTACTCCAAACTGCAATAAAAGCAGCAATGAAACCTCTACCATTAACACTCACATCAGTAACAGTACAGACAGCAACCCCCATCAAAACGACCAGGATGCTCAATTTCGTATCTCTTGAATATCGGATCTTGTCCAGAACAACTTCCAATAAGCAGGATACAGGGATCATACTCAGTTTTGCGATCTGAAATGCAATTTACACTTATTACTCCCAAGTCCCAATATAGATGGGTCAAAGAGTTAAAATATATGTCCAAGATGAGAAGATCAAGGTACCTGGTAGAATCCCACTGAATTCAACATCAGACTAACATTCATTCCTACAATAGAAAAGTTTGCAAATAGGACAAATTTGAGAAGCTCTGAAACAGGTAAATGAGACGGCTGGATATATCCCATCCATCTAAGAACACCCGTCATCAAGGTTGTTGTAAGGAAATGCAAACCAGTTAACGTTGTAGCTGCACGATATACAAAAATGAAAAGCTGTGAGTAAGAAAAAACTACAAATAGTGTAATAAAAATCTCTGACTACCTATTCAGAAATATACGGTCACCCTAATTATTATTGTACATTGATAAATATCTCCTTTTTAAGCAGTTACGGTAAATGGCAAAAAGTTATCTTAGATTTCAATGCTTTAAACTATAATCCCTCCCCCCCCCCTTCAACATGGATCATTATATTTCTTAAACAGCACTACTCGACACCTATTACTAATTAGTGGTTTGAAGGTCAAAAATCTGACTTGTCTCTACGTTCTAACTATTACTTCATTGGGTGCTGAATTAAGTAGGACAATTATCAGAGGGATAAAATTTCCGTAAATGCTTTAAAAATTCTTCTAGAGACTCGAAATTGCCAATAAGGGCAAAGCTACATTTAATTATTGTTGTCTCAAGGGGAGCAGATATTGACAGTAATGATTTAAGCACGAAGTTTCAAGAACTGTTGACAGGAGAAAGTAACATGGACAACATCAAACCGATTGTTTTAGTATTACATCGATTTACCAGTAATAGGAAGCAATGGTACCCACAAGGGCCACAAGGGCCACAAGGAGTGACAGCCTTCTGATAGATAAGCTAGTCACAACTATAAAGTAAAATTAGAATCTTTTACAATCATCATACATGACTACAGCTTATCCCTTGTGGATATAAATTTAGGGCAAAAGTATAGTACATGTTAGAAGACTTATGACAAAATAATAAGGTTAGGAATAGTATATATTCACCCATAATTAGCATAGTACAGTTTGGAAGATTTATCTTTCAAATTGTTATCATTCAGTATAGATTACAACGCACAATTTTAAACATAATTGATTTTCTCGCTGTTGTATAATAATGCTGGAAAACATATCTTAACTCATAAGAAAGTTTAGGAGTCCAATTCAAGACTAAATATTCATAATTCATGAGTGCAGTAGCTCATTAAAATGAGTTATTGACCATCCAGTTTATACCCAATTTGGGACATTTGTGTGTCAGCAAGTGCAATCATTTTACACTAGCTAATTTTCTGATGAGTTAATGTGAAGCGATTTGgattgtaaaaaaaaattcacaTTCTTACATTTCACTTCCAAACATCCAACTCTAGACCACTAAGGTGCTTTAAGAAATCAAGATATCATATCAAGTAACACATTCTTTTCTAGACTTAGGTGTTTCTTGCAAGTGAACCAATCTACATATGTTTGATATGTCCCTATCTAATTTAGCTGACAAGAGTGAGCATTATGCAGACCTTTTATGACTCCTCAGAGTAGAGAGGCTATTTCCATGAGAATCCGCACTTACTGTGCTGACTGAACAATAATTATGATAAACAATAAATTGAAAGTTTATTGGGTGCCGCACTGGTAAGTATTTTGAGAAACCCAAATCTATATAACACCAAAAATCCCTTTTTATCCATCTAATTCTTCCTTACATTTAGATGTACTCCGTATTATATATTCATATACTCTAATTTTGGCAGGTTCAATATACTGTATAGAAAAAATGAGAGGAAGAAAGGGGACCAAGGGAGAGTAAAAAACAGAAGATAATAATTCTAACAAAAAAATAAGGTGGGAATTTAGACCAATTCTTAAAACGGAAGTGTCATAGTATCTCTCATTAAATCAAAAAAGTATTGCATTAGCGAGTCTTCAATTCACTGATTTTTTATTGAAGCAATTTAGTGCAAACTCGTCATATTCCAAACGTTTGGCTCATTTAATGTTGAAAGCTAAGCTAGTTATATCAGGAATAGTTAAATACTATCAAGTATTGTATCAAGTGGgaagaaacaagtaaaaatgtACATTCATTCATTGACCTCCGTACACCAAAACAAAATATAACAACCGGACAAAAAACAGTGCAATATAGTTTAGATAAAACAATGCAACTCTGATTTAGGCAAAAAAAATGTAACTTTAACAAGGAGTTTACCAAAACTAAATCCATATGTCGCCATTAAGGCTTTATTGACAATGATGATCCCGACAGAAGTGACTACATTAAACATCCATGCAGCTGCATCTAGTGCAGCTTTCTTATCGGCCTTGCTTGATGGCGCCATCTTTTTCAGTATCAAAATTTTGGTCGCAAGAGGATAT is part of the Apium graveolens cultivar Ventura unplaced genomic scaffold, ASM990537v1 ctg926, whole genome shotgun sequence genome and encodes:
- the LOC141705712 gene encoding UDP-rhamnose/UDP-galactose transporter 6-like, translated to MAPSSKADKKAALDAAAWMFNVVTSVGIIIVNKALMATYGFSFATTLTGLHFLTTTLMTGVLRWMGYIQPSHLPVSELLKFVLFANFSIVGMNVSLMLNSVGFYQIAKLSMIPVSCLLEVVLDKIRYSRDTKLSILVVLMGVAVCTVTDVSVNGRGFIAAFIAVWSTSMQQYYVHYLQRKYSLSSFNLLGHTAPVQAASLLLIGPYLDYLLTQQKVYAFNFNMASATFLSLSCLIAIGTNLSQFICIGRFTAVSFQVLGHMKTILVLVLGFLFFGKEGLNIQVVIGMLIAIVGMIWYGNASSKPGGKERHSHSMSRSSQQKLVPSLEPSELDDKV